The Lampris incognitus isolate fLamInc1 chromosome 17, fLamInc1.hap2, whole genome shotgun sequence genome contains a region encoding:
- the LOC130127926 gene encoding uncharacterized protein LOC130127926 has translation MAAISSWMLALLLALLCPFQMPLSGLGNAEEVGMEEVHRGDSEEEGHLEEELAGDDGDDEGGAGEEEEENIGEEEVNEEEGEEESDEEEAGGEEELWEAEKEEAEADEEVEEAAEEDVAAEAQEENDEGDDEERDKTEEVDEGEEAEDDGEDEEEAAEEEEDSEEEEVAEKEDEATEEEAADEEEDESEDEEAVEEEVEEKSNEEEAVEEEESDEEDAGEAIEEAEEEESDEEEAVEEKEEEGDEEEAAEVLEGEESDEEEGDEEGESDAEEEEEVTEVQGDDAEEDEEDPEHDSHVESEADESEEEEEETSASHFHSGSLCSVCSICQHCDSCDQCPCEEGEQADHCLHCHECSYCYVCPLLCDTVCTPGGLVDELSSSLFQ, from the exons ATGGCAGCCATCAGCAGCTGGATGCTGGCACTCCTGTTGGCACTCCTGTGCCCGTTCCAGATGCCACTCTCCGGACTGGGAAATGCTGAGGAGGTGGGTATGGAGGAGGTCCACCGTGGAGACTCAGAGGAGGAGGGTCACCTAGAGGAGGAGTTGGCGGGTGATGATGGCGATGATGAGGGTGGAGctggagaggaagaagaagaaaacatagGGGAGGAAGAGGTTAAtgaagaggaaggagaggaggagagtgatgaagaagaggcgGGAGGAGAAGAAGAGCTGTGGGAGGCTGAGAAAGAGGAGGCTGAGGCTGATGAAGAGGTAGAGGAGGCTGCAGAGGAAGATGTGGCTGCCGAAGCCCAGGAAGAGAACGATGAAGGTGATGACGAGGAAAGAGATAAAACTGAAGAGGTAGATGAGGGAGAGGAAGCTGAGGACGATggcgaggatgaagaggaggcagcagaggaagaggaagacagtgaggaagaggaggtggcTGAGAAGGAAGATGAAGCAACTGAGGAGGAGGCggcagatgaggaagaggatgaatCTGAGGATGAAGAGGCAGTggaggaagaggtggaggagaagagtaatgaagaggaggcagtggaggaagaggagagtgaCGAAGAGGATGCAGGGGAAGCAATAGAAGaagcggaggaagaggagagtGACGAAGAGGAGGCAGTGGAGGAAAAGGAAGAGGAGggtgatgaagaggaggcagcagaggtgttggagggagaggagagtgaTGAAGAGGAGGGTGATGAGGAGGGTGAAAGTGAtgccgaagaggaggaagaggtgaCTGAAGTTCAGGGAGACGatgcagaggaagatgaag AGGATCCTGAACATGACTCCCATGTAGAGAGTGAGGCTGACGagagtgaggaggaagaggaggagaccaGTGCTTCACACTTCCATTCAGGATCCCTGTGTAGTGTCTGCTCCATCTGTCAG CATTGTGACAGCTGTGACCAGTGTCCCTGTGAGGAGGGGGAGCAGGCAGACCACTGTCTACACTGCCAT GAGTGCTCCTACTGCTACGTCTGTCCGCTGCTGTGTGACACCGTCTGCACACCGG GTGGCCTTGTGGATGAGCTAAGTAGCTCCCTCTTTCAGTAA